A genomic stretch from Helianthus annuus cultivar XRQ/B chromosome 1, HanXRQr2.0-SUNRISE, whole genome shotgun sequence includes:
- the LOC110921143 gene encoding protein NRT1/ PTR FAMILY 1.2: protein MYNIIRRDLANSNTPVDMSATWLVPQFVLLGLTEVFNGIGQLEFYYSELPNSMASLVMVMFTVSMAVASLVASLLTNSVDSVTGQGGDDVLTVVVWGVTVGCTNDDVTVLMFLNKACVVRDVDIGSSGSNPCGITTVENVESLKSLIRIIPIWSSGILLFVNVLQKFPTLEAEKMNRKITSRFEIPAASFSLFMLLTITISIPFYDHVMVPFLAKFTHEPRGLNLKTRMGVGIILSIITMVVSAIVETIRRDLANSSTTVVMSEMWLVPQFVLLGLTEAFNAIG from the exons ATGTATAATATCATTAGGCGTGATTTAGCAAACTCAAACACGCCAGTTGATATGTCAGCAACGTGGTTGGTCCCACAATTTGTGTTACTAGGTTTAACCGAAGTGTTTAATGGAATTGGACAATTGGAGTTTTATTATTCTGAGCTCCCAAATAGTATGGCAAGTCTAGTGATGGTTATGTTTACGGTGAGCATGGCGGTTGCTTCGCTTGTTGCTAGCCTTTTAACTAATAGCGTAGACTCGGTTACTGGCCAAGGAGGTGAC GATGTGCTGACGGTGGTGGTGTGGGGCGTTACCGTCGGATGTACTAACGATGATGTTACCGTGCTGAT GTTTCTTAACAAAGCGTGTGTTGTTAGAGATGTGGACATTGGTTCTTCGGGCTCGAACCCATGTGGTATCACCACAGTCGAAAATGTGGAATCCCTCAAATCCCTAATTCGGATAATACCTATTTGGTCATCGGGCATTCTACTATTTGTAAACGTGTTGCAAAAGTTCCCAACACTTGAAGCCGAAAAAATGAACCGAAAGATCACTTCAAGGTTCGAGATCCCGGCAGCATCTTTCAGCTTGTTCATGCTTTTGACAATCACAATATCGATCCCGTTTTATGACCATGTTATGGTCCCGTTTCTAGCAAAATTTACACACGAACCACGTGGGCTCAACCTGAAAACCCGAATGGGAGTTGGGATAATATTGTCAATCATAACCATGGTAGTATCCGCAATCGTGGAAACCATAAGGCGTGATTTAGCAAACTCAAGCACGACGGTTGTCATGTCAGAAATGTGGTTGGTCCCACAGTTTGTATTACTAGGTTTAACCGAAGCGTTTAATGCAATTGGATAA
- the LOC110922475 gene encoding protein NRT1/ PTR FAMILY 1.2, with the protein MDTHLNQETSSIDAELQSKLLHDDHHIQKGGLRTMPFIIVNEAFESIASQGLTMNMIFYLMEVYHMEAATGTSVLYVWSALSNGLSIFGGFISDSYLGRFRVIAIGSLFSLVGVTFLWLTSIIPQLTPSSCQEPGTGCSPPTRAQFGFLYASFGIMSFGSACIRPCSIAFGADQLKHHKNQRLIDSYFNWYYASATISTAIASTVVVYIQDRFGWRVGFAVPVLAMFCSVLMFLLGSPLYVKVKVDKSPFSGLIQVLIVAFRNRKIRLLPDDCYNYSNDMDQVELTDSLRFLNKACVVRDVDIGSSGSNPCGITTVENVESLKSLIRIIPIWSSGILLFVNVLQKFPTLEAEKMNRKITSRFEIPAASFSLFMLLTITIWIPFYDRVMVPFLAKFTHEPRGLNLKTRMGVGIILSIITMVVSAIVETIRRDLANSNTTVVMSAMWLVPQFVLLGLTEAFNAIGQLEFYYSELPNSMSSLAMVMFMVSMAVASLVASLLTNIVDSVTGQGGGVSWLSSDIDEGHVDYYYWLLSFLTLLNFVYYLICCRVHHNFSSSESRLSHVVDKERFNGIEGKP; encoded by the exons ATGGACACACACTTGAATCAAGAGACATCGAGCATCGATGCCGAGTTACAATCGAAATTACTCCACGATGATCATCATATTCAAAAGGGTGGTCTTAGGACCatgccctttatcatcg TGAACGAAGCATTTGAGAGTATCGCGAGTCAAGGATTGACGATGAACATGATCTTTTATCTAATGGAAGTTTATCACATGGAAGCTGCAACCGGGACCAGCGTACTTTATGTCTGGTCCGCGCTTTCGAATGGTCTCTCCATCTTTGGGGGTTTCATATCCGACTCTTATTTGGGTCGGTTTCGGGTCATTGCCATCGGCTCTCTCTTTAGTCTTGTT GGGGTGACTTTTCTCTGGTTGACATCCATTATTCCACAATTAACACCTTCATCATGCCAAGAACCCGGCACGGGTTGCAGCCCGCCAACACGGGCCCAGTTCGGTTTCCTTTACGCATCCTTTGGTATAATGTCTTTCGGGTCGGCCTGCATCAGACCCTGTTCCATAGCCTTTGGTGCTGACCAACTCAAACACCATAAAAACCAAAGGCTCATTGATAGCTACTTCAACTGGTATTATGCTTCTGCCACTATTTCCACTGCTATTGCTTCTACTGTTGTGGTCTACATTCAAGACCGGTTTGGTTGGCGGGTCGGGTTTGCGGTTCCAGTTTTGGCAATGTTTTGTTCTGTTCTCATGTTTTTACTCGGGTCACCTCTttatgtcaaagtcaaagtcgaCAAGAGCCCATTTTCGGGTTTGATTCAAGTCTTAATCGTTGCGTTTAGGAACCGTAAGATCCGTCTTCTTCCTGATGACTGCTATAACTATAGCAATGATATGGATCAAGTTGAGTTAACCGACAGTTTGAG GTTTCTTAACAAAGCGTGTGTTGTTAGAGATGTGGACATTGGTTCTTCGGGCTCGAACCCGTGTGGTATCACCACAGTCGAAAATGTGGAATCCCTCAAATCCCTAATTCGGATAATACCTATTTGGTCATCGGGCATTCTACTATTCGTAAACGTGTTGCAAAAGTTCCCAACACTTGAAGCCGAAAAAATGAACCGAAAGATCACTTCAAGGTTCGAGATCCCGGCAGCATCTTTCAGCTTGTTCATGCTTTTGACAATCACAATATGGATCCCATTTTATGACCGTGTTATGGTCCCGTTTCTAGCCAAATTTACACACGAGCCACGTGGGCTCAACCTGAAAACCCGAATGGGAGTTGGGATAATATTGTCAATCATAACCATGGTAGTATCCGCAATCGTGGAAACCATAAGGCGTGATTTAGCAAACTCAAACACGACGGTTGTCATGTCAGCAATGTGGTTGGTCCCACAATTTGTATTGCTAGGTTTAACCGAAGCGTTTAATGCAATTGGACAATTGGAGTTTTATTATTCCGAGCTCCCAAATAGTATGTCGAGTTTAGCAATGGTTATGTTTATGGTGAGCATGGCGGTTGCTTCGCTTGTTGCAAGCCTTTTAACTAATATTGTGGACTCGGTTACTGGCCAAGGAGGTGGCGTAAGTTGGCTGTCGAGTGATATCGACGAGGGACACGTGGATTACTATTATTGGTTGCTTAGTTTCTTGACTTTGCTCAACTTTGTCTACTACTTAATTTGCTGTCGTGTTCATCACAATTTTTCTTCGTCGGAAAGTAGGTTGTCCCATGTCGTTGATAAAGAAAGATTTAATGGCATTGAAGGCAAACCTTGA
- the LOC118491687 gene encoding alpha-ketoglutarate-dependent dioxygenase AlkB-like, with product MVPGMNEITIVKTCRDLGIGVGGFYQPGYISGRKLHLQMMCLGKNWDPDAHMYTELRPYDNSKPPGIPEKFSDMVKKAIQDSNEFIRGKNDSTRILRAGPSSDEGKVVPSMSPDICIVKFYTKTDRHGLHRDKDESEKSLEKGLPVVSFSIGDSAEFLYGETRAVGEADKVILESGDVLIYGGKSRLILHGVTSILPDTAPASLMEATNMCLGRLNLSFRMY from the exons ATGGTCCCTGGCATGAATGAA attacTATTGTAAAAACTTGTAGGGACCTTGGGATCGGTGTCGGTGGTTTTTACCAGCCTGGGTACATTAGTGGAAGAAAACTACATTTACAGATGATGTGTCTCGGTAAAAACTGGGATCCCGACGCTCACATGTACACCGAGTTAAGGCCATATGATAATTCTAAGCCTCCTGGAATTCCTGAAAAGTTTAGTGATATGGTTAAAAAAGCAATACAAGATTCAAACGAGTTTATTCGGGGAAAAAATGAtagtacacgaattctcagggctGGCCCTAGTTCAGATGAAGGTAAAGTTGTTCCTTCGATGTCACCCGATATATGCATCGTCAAATTTTATACAAAAACTGATAGACATGGTCTTCATCGG GACAAAGATGAAAGTGAAAAGAGCTTGGAGAAAGGATTACCAGTTGTGTCATTTTCGATTGGTGACTCGGCGGAGTTTTTATATGGTGAAACCCGAGCTGTTGGTGAAGCAGATAAAGTGATTTTAGAATCAGGGGATGTATTGATATATGGCGGGAAATCGAGATTAATATTACATGGTGTTACTAGTATTCTTCCTGATACTGCTCCAGCATCACTTATGGAAGCAACTAATATGTGTCTGGGCCGCTTAAATCTTAGTTTTAGAATGTATTGA